The following coding sequences lie in one Caproicibacterium argilliputei genomic window:
- the asnB gene encoding asparagine synthase (glutamine-hydrolyzing) produces the protein MCGIAGWIDSQRYLPDQQTALDAMSRTLERRGPDDHGQYMEPNACLLHRRLAVVDPENGHQPMQAHTEEETYVLVYNGELYNTDDLRQRLEALGCRFQSHSDTEVLLQAYGMWGENCLQELNGIFAFAVWEKNAQRLFAARDRLGVKPFYYYAYSDGFLFGSEIKALLANPLVEPIVDSQGLNQIFLLGPGAIPGKAVYRGMQELAPGCCLTYRKGQAPQVRRWWKLTAREHTEDEKTSVAHVRSLLIDSIRRQLVSDVPLCTLLSGGLDSSIISAVAAQEYKEQGRRLSTYSVDYIDNAKYFQRNLFQPAPDSEFIGEMAEAIGSDHHNIVLENAAQADALVDAVRARDYPGMADIDSSLLLFCRAIKPDYTVGLSGECADEIFGGYPWYHREEILFEDTFPWSRSVNLRKSILQPDVLKGDSAEYVRAEYLKTLADTDKLPDESKKEARMREMFRLNTDWFMQTLLTRKDRMSMYSGVEMRVPFCDHRLVEYAYNLPWELKSLHGREKGILREAFSDLLPERIAWRKKSPYPRTFSPVYFDRVMALFLQAMEEGSPLKDLLDFDRLRDLAEHPNDLKEPWYGQLMRVPQIFAYLLQIHWWMKENHVRIM, from the coding sequence ATGTGTGGAATTGCCGGATGGATTGATTCACAGCGGTATCTGCCGGACCAGCAGACGGCACTGGATGCGATGTCCCGAACTCTGGAGCGCCGCGGGCCGGATGACCACGGCCAGTATATGGAGCCGAACGCCTGCCTGCTGCACCGGCGGCTGGCAGTGGTCGACCCGGAAAACGGCCATCAGCCAATGCAGGCGCACACCGAGGAGGAAACGTACGTCCTGGTTTACAACGGGGAGCTTTACAATACTGATGACCTGCGGCAGCGTTTGGAAGCGCTGGGGTGCCGGTTTCAGTCGCACAGTGACACGGAAGTTTTGCTGCAAGCGTATGGAATGTGGGGGGAGAACTGTCTGCAGGAACTGAACGGCATTTTTGCTTTTGCTGTCTGGGAAAAAAATGCACAGCGGCTGTTTGCCGCGCGCGACCGTTTGGGGGTAAAGCCGTTTTATTATTATGCGTACTCAGACGGGTTTCTTTTCGGCTCGGAAATCAAAGCGCTGCTTGCCAACCCTTTGGTAGAACCGATTGTCGATTCGCAAGGCCTCAACCAGATTTTTCTTTTGGGGCCGGGTGCCATCCCCGGCAAAGCGGTTTACCGGGGGATGCAGGAACTGGCGCCGGGGTGCTGCCTGACTTACCGGAAGGGGCAGGCACCGCAGGTTCGGCGCTGGTGGAAATTAACGGCGCGGGAACATACAGAAGATGAGAAGACATCCGTTGCGCACGTGCGCAGCCTTCTGATTGACAGCATCCGCCGCCAGCTGGTTTCGGATGTACCGCTGTGCACGTTGCTTTCCGGCGGTTTGGACAGCTCCATTATTTCCGCCGTGGCTGCGCAAGAGTACAAGGAGCAGGGACGCAGGCTTTCTACCTATTCTGTAGATTATATTGACAATGCAAAATATTTTCAGCGCAATCTGTTTCAGCCGGCGCCGGACAGTGAGTTTATCGGGGAAATGGCGGAGGCGATTGGCTCTGACCATCATAACATTGTTCTGGAAAATGCGGCGCAGGCTGATGCACTGGTGGATGCGGTGCGTGCGCGGGATTATCCTGGTATGGCAGATATTGATTCCTCTCTGCTGCTATTTTGCCGTGCGATTAAGCCGGATTATACCGTGGGACTTTCCGGTGAGTGCGCAGATGAAATTTTCGGAGGATATCCATGGTACCATCGGGAAGAAATCCTGTTTGAAGACACCTTCCCATGGTCGCGCTCAGTTAATTTGCGCAAGAGCATTTTGCAGCCAGATGTGCTCAAAGGGGATAGTGCCGAGTATGTGCGCGCCGAGTATCTAAAAACGCTGGCAGATACGGATAAACTGCCCGATGAAAGCAAAAAGGAAGCGCGGATGCGGGAGATGTTCCGGCTCAACACCGATTGGTTTATGCAGACGCTTTTAACGAGAAAAGATCGAATGTCGATGTACAGCGGGGTGGAAATGCGTGTGCCGTTCTGTGATCACCGCCTGGTGGAGTACGCTTATAATCTGCCGTGGGAGTTAAAGAGTCTGCACGGCAGGGAAAAGGGCATCCTGCGCGAAGCATTCAGCGATCTGCTGCCGGAGCGGATTGCATGGCGAAAAAAGAGTCCGTACCCGCGCACGTTCAGCCCGGTTTACTTTGACCGCGTCATGGCGCTGTTCCTGCAGGCGATGGAGGAGGGGAGTCCGCTTAAAGATTTATTGGACTTTGACCGGCTGCGTGACCTTGCGGAGCATCCCAACGATTTGAAAGAGCCATGGTATGGGCAGCTGATGCGTGTGCCGCAAATCTTTGCCTATCTTTTGCAGATTCACTGGTGGATGAAAGAGAACCACGTTCGGATTATGTAG
- a CDS encoding MFS transporter, which translates to MQCSIVNDRMYTYHYDGKFLYAAAFIIQRNEPKAARIPDARIQFSNGSGCEYFQKIQVPHMHYLIAITLGLCTVCSGIFSLPGSIAVLAVYRFSNGMLWPILTKKSNRLLKSEIRATVMSYQSMATSILSILADPIIGVALDRQKIGRFYAVFGGIAILIIAVLWIYSFRQKNRLTEN; encoded by the coding sequence ATGCAATGTTCTATTGTTAATGACCGTATGTACACTTACCATTATGACGGTAAATTCTTATACGCAGCCGCTTTTATTATCCAAAGGAATGAACCTAAAGCTGCTCGGATTCCTGATGCTCGGATACAATTTTCTAATGGCTCTGGGTGCGAATATTTCCAAAAAATACAGGTTCCGCATATGCACTATCTTATTGCCATTACACTTGGCCTCTGTACGGTGTGCAGTGGGATTTTTAGCTTACCCGGCAGCATCGCAGTTCTTGCTGTCTACCGTTTTTCCAATGGAATGCTTTGGCCGATTTTAACTAAGAAATCTAACCGCCTTTTGAAATCGGAAATCAGGGCAACAGTGATGTCGTACCAGAGTATGGCCACCAGTATTCTCAGCATTTTGGCAGACCCAATCATAGGAGTTGCGTTGGATCGGCAGAAAATCGGGCGATTCTATGCCGTATTTGGCGGTATAGCTATCCTCATAATAGCCGTTCTGTGGATATACTCCTTCCGGCAGAAAAACCGCTTGACGGAAAATTAA
- a CDS encoding phasin family protein, with translation MSISEDLKKIVLAGIGAAAVTCEKSKEIVDSLVEKGELTVAQGKVINEELKRRATEKKETADAQKAEQAASQILDAVDTLTPEQRATLKAKLEQLDTDE, from the coding sequence ATGAGTATCAGTGAAGATCTGAAAAAAATCGTTTTGGCAGGCATCGGTGCTGCCGCAGTCACCTGCGAAAAGAGCAAGGAAATTGTCGATTCTCTGGTGGAAAAGGGTGAGCTCACCGTTGCGCAAGGCAAAGTAATTAACGAAGAATTAAAGCGCCGCGCAACCGAAAAAAAGGAAACTGCCGACGCGCAAAAAGCAGAACAGGCCGCCAGCCAAATTCTGGATGCCGTTGACACCCTGACACCGGAACAGCGTGCTACTCTCAAGGCAAAGCTGGAACAGCTTGATACAGACGAATGA
- a CDS encoding spore coat protein yields the protein MDDRNTMQDLLTTEKNACDLYLHGSIESGTQNVNQAFTRALQDSLTMQGDIYKKMSDKGWYTTQQAPQQQMQQIKQKFSCSQQQ from the coding sequence ATGGATGACAGAAACACCATGCAGGACTTGCTTACCACCGAAAAAAACGCCTGCGACTTGTATTTGCACGGCAGCATTGAATCCGGTACGCAAAATGTAAATCAAGCGTTTACAAGAGCGCTGCAGGATTCTCTCACAATGCAGGGAGATATATACAAGAAGATGTCTGATAAGGGCTGGTACACTACCCAGCAGGCACCCCAGCAGCAAATGCAGCAGATTAAACAAAAGTTTTCCTGCTCTCAGCAGCAGTAA